cagaaaagctcacttgagctttcagcttagTTGAGCTAAAAACCCTTTTAATTTTaagcatttattaaaaaatcccTATTTTCAATCTGAACTATTTTCCAACTTATTTTGAATAGAAGTGATGCGCTGGTTGGTGAACATTCTATTCAAAAGACTATAAATATAATGCTTAACAATAGAAACAAGAGGCTCATGGGCTacatcactcacctgaacaacagttccttgtatcattttatattaattttctaaacattttaccaatatatttctatgttaaactttagaCACCTCTCGGGACTCCAGTATAAGGggtcacatttttaacaattaagaatctacactatttgaggattcTTGCATAATATCACAAATTGAAAgatttgtaaacatttcccctaaatatttctatgttaaactttgaatccTTCTTGGGGCCTCAGTAATAGTCCAGCCATCACGATTTCAACAAtatagaatctacattatttgaggatgcttgcatagtaatatcaGAAAATGTAGTATTGTtacagtagttcttgagaagatgtttaaacattttccctgtatattcctatgttaaactttaaacccctcatggggccccagtattggttcgggggtcatgattttaacaatttatgatCTCCATCATTTGAGGATACTTGCATAGTAATCAtagggccccagtattggtccgggggtcatgattttaacaatttataatctacATCGTtcgaggatgcttgcatagtaaaatcacaaattgtagtattgtagttcttgagatgaagatgtttaaacattttccctaaatatttctatgttaaactttgaaaccCCTTTTTGGGCGCCAGTGTTGGCCCGGCTTTCATGATTATTACAATTCagaatcttcattatatatacaagcattggtgtaaatattggcatttctggtgcagtggttcttaataagaagatttttttaaaacatgcaccctattttcactgttttgcaattatctcccttttaaaaatgGAGTTGccctttaaataaaaatttagaaCCCCTttcccataagaatgctttgtaccaagtttggttagaTTTGGTCtcgtggttctagagaagaaaaaaatgtgaaacGTTTACAAATGGAAGGACGGAGGgacggttcaggtgagctaaaaatgtgtttttagcTGATTTTCGTACAATTTTAAAAGGttgaatgtaaaataaatcaatttacaCTTGAGTAACTACAGGAATTTGATATGATGCCctctgtaattcgctgtaaaaaaaattgtgcatatctctatctaggaaaagaaatcagcaatgctttaaatttcaaaatgagcatgtattatcgtgcaatcactattgtgtccatatgaggcatccggcaaatgtgcttccacgtgcgcacacattccgcttgcataagtagttcttatataaaaacttgaagtttggtttagtatttatataacattttactcagttttatttcatttcatttaccttaagagatgcaaacatacataaaatacagttcgacctgttaattcaagaatgcacattttgtctcacgcgtaagaatgcagttgacctcgatgaactgacctgaatcataagaagatgctccatgaactgacctcgatctattgatgttgcataatagtagctaggaagacggcttgatttataaacaaggttacgttattaTGCGACCTCAATGTTATGATAAAAGTTATCATaaaagttatgatggcattcaatgtttttcagtcgcattaaattattttaatacaactctttctttgtatacgtgttaatgctcttttagagccctactcagtattctgaagaagaagacacgttaacatttaataattacgttaaaaatattaaactagacaaggagtttacgaacggctttccccaaatttctttcaaaattaaatttgttgacggtttataatgatgaaattatggtgtacagattcaaaatattcaatattttttaaaaatacaatacttttacatcaaactgatcatgttgattgcttcttgctatcaatatatcattattgccgatcattcctttaaaaggaatacttgtccCACCTATTGTATATGGTTGATTTACAAGCATGAtcattttcagttaatcaatttCTTTTAACGTACTTCTAATTTTGATTTGTAATGTAtgatgcatttaatatattaaatgtaaGTATATTTGGTTTTTTGGCAATTCCCCCAGAagataaagaaatcaaaacgacccccccccccccaccaacaCACACATTTGATCAATGTCTTTATTGTACTGTAGGAATGTTTATGAAAGTTTGCAAAGACAGAATATTAGTGAAGAGCAAGATATTCATAAATCTCAGAAAAAAAGgatcttaaaacaaaagataatataaaGAACAGTAGAAACACATGATAGGGTTTATGATTTATAAAGTCCATACAacttataaaagtttaaatatatacaagatGATATAAAGATATTCAAAGCAAATTTCGTTTGGAAATcgattatttataaaaaaaaaaattaaaataaaattaagatcatttttttaagttcttgtatttttggtaaaatcaatacgtttttaaattttttaaagctaTCTAATGTTTCAAACCTCAAAACATTGATAAACtgtcattattttaaacaaaaaaagtcaaACTCTCAGTCATGTCATGTCATGTCCTATGTTTAACGTTTGTTCAAAACGGCTTTGATATTCAACGATTTTAACAAAAGAtactaattttattaaaagtGACACCGACTCATTAGCCTAATCAActttctgtgatttttttttcaaatccaaATAAGTTTGATTTGAAATGAAGATCAAGACAttgaagtatattttttttaaatagatccAACAACACAATTGTCCGAAGATTCTAAAGTAAAACGTACCGAAGTATATGTAAACCCTTCATTTATGCAGAATATGTATACAATTGAAAGAGTTTATACAGGCATGtcgattttattttaaatttttacaatgaTCTATACTTAAATCCATTGCTTGTAAATTTTTGCTGGTAATTAATGTGTTTGTACATTTATACATAAcaatgtttttaatgttttaaaaaatgatataaaaactgCAAGGTGGTATATCTATAATaattaagatttacatgtaattctgaATCTTATAGGTACATATCTAGAGTATTAAATTTTTGTATATCACTTGATAAATAGTTCATGTATCTACATGtttattcgtttgtaattttacatagaaaatattcacggAGGTGTTATAGTTCTATGATATgactcctctctctctctctctctctctctctctctctctctctctctctctctgtttatcTTCCTGTAAACATGTTGTTTTCCGGAGGAAAGAGATTATTGTTGAAATGGACAGGCATGATCAATTCTGTTATATATTAGTTGATTTATTCCTATCAgtctaaaaaaacaaattagcaGAGAAGTCAAAACTCGCCtggtaaatattttaagaaagtaTACGTCTTCAACTTTCGCAAGTTGATTAAATAAAGAATCAACACTGTTCtgttgaaaaaaagataaataaattaatacagcACGCGAACGTTAgaagtcaatttttaaaccaaTCGGAATGAACTGACTTTTTATTTGTCTCACTCGTTATCTCTTAACCTACGAGATATACAAGTACAATGTATACTGTATTGTAAATCTGTTTTGTTCTTATCGACTTTTATTTATtgtgaacatttaaaaataaagatatttatagacagtttttaggtcacctgagtcactcagatgACCTATGGCAATTGGTCtttgtccgtcgtcgtgcgtcgcaAAATATGCacaaaaaaaagccaaattttaaaaatcatcttctctaccccccccccccccccatacatggaaggaaaaactgaatgcatagttatgatgttcATAatgccctctaccaaaattgtgtatttcgtggcccctgggtcagggtttCGCGTTACAGGGTGGGGCCAATTAGGCcatatattaaaatgtattaaatcttagaaaatcttctctacttaTAGAATCttaatgcatggttatgatatccatggACTCttctatcaaaattttaaattccatGTCTCACAATGTAGGGATATGAatctagggcggggccaaaacACTCATATAGTGTATAGGGTAGGGATTCTTAAAGTAGGGTACAAGGTCATttagtgttaatgtatataaaatgtttaaaaaccgTCTACTGGACACAgaataaaaactaaatgctttttttaaaatataaagctgtcatctttaataatattttatgtcACCTAGATATAAGGCAATGGTTATGGCTGGGAAGGGGGAGGAGtatttgtctttttattttattctgctcaTAAATTCcaatgaaagaaatgagttAATTCACATGTTTTAGAAAAGAGAAAGAATGAAGCTGTCTATCAAAGTTGTcaataaaatattgtgaaaGCATTTGAAAAGAGTTCAGGGCAGttaatggagttatctttccttgATTCTTCATAATAGAGTTATCTTACATTCATTAATTAATCattgaataatatataattaagaaAGAGTTATGCTAGTATACTAGCCaccttgttttaatttttgtatgaaAACATATACGCATAAAATCTATCATGCAAGTTAAGCGTTACTGGAAATATATTGTTCAGAACTTTGCACCTTTTTAATATAAGGTTTTtcgctacatgtatattataggGTTCAGagtcctttttgaaagatttgaaACTGGGAGGAGGCTGTCATTacgatattataattttctactCCAAAAGGAAACTCAATTAAAAGCATAtgtgagactcctcgacaagtttgtgtatgggttatggtactcaggtgaccgctAAGTTTTTTACTTTGACACATGGTTTTAATCGgtttttatacaaatatttgaagaaatagtctaaatttaataaaactgGTTTAAACTACAGTTTACAATTTGTCCAAAGTTGAATTCTCAAATGAGTTTTAAACAGTGTGTAAAGTGTAGCTGCACACCGGATAGAATATAAATACTAGTAGTACAGCATACCGTGTGTTCCAACGATATGTGATTTATGGTTTTGAAACCAAACTTATTTTTATGTAACAACCATTAAGGCTATTTGGAACCTTGATTGAGTTCTGTAAACATATCATTATTTGCCGTTactttacttacttacttaagCCTGTCGTTCCGTGGGGTACATGGACCATCAGCAACAGTCCTCCAACGAAAACGTTTCTGGCCTGCTCTAGCGGCGCTGTTCCAGGTCATATCTAGTGCCTGTAGCTCTGTCTCTGCATCTCGCCTTCAGGAGCTTCTTGGACGTCCCCTTTTCCTTTCGTCGTGTGGGTTCCAGGTAAGGGCTTGGCGTGTACTGCTGGATTGTGGTTTCCTCAAGGCGTGTCCTATCCAGCCTCACTTCCGGAGTCTTATTTGTATTTCCATTGCTTCTTGTCCTGCTTTTCACCACAGGTCTTCATTTGAGATCCTCTCAGGCCATCTGATGTCGAAGATGCGCCTGAAACAGGTGTTGTAGAAGGTCTGGATTCTCTGCATGGATGTTTTTGTTGTCCTCCAGGTCTCTGCTCCATATAGTAATATGGACTTAACGTTGGGGTGAAGGATCCGCAGCTTGGTGGTAATGCGGATGTTCTTAGAGGACCGTATGTTTTTTTAGCATGGAGAATGCAGTCCTTGCCTTGCCAATTCTTGACTTGATGTCAGAGTCTGTGACACCCAGTCTGCCCACTATATTCCCAAGATAGATGAAGGACTCGACTTCTTTGATAGAAATACCATCTACTGTAACTGGTATCTGGGCAGTGgtgtttattttcatcaattcaGTTTTCTTCAGGTTGATCTTTAGTCCAATTCCTTCTGATGTAGTTGCCAGGCGAGTTGTCTTGTCCTACATCTGATTATGGTTGTGTGAGAGGAGAGCCAGGTCATCAGCAAAGTCTAGGTCGTCAAGTTGTGTCAGGAGTGCCCACTGTATTCCATTCCTCTTGTCTGATGTAGCAGTCTTCAGAATCCAATCGATGACACGGAGGAAGAGAAATGGCGACAGCAAACATCCTTGACGAACTCCTGTACTGACTTCAAAACTGTCAGACAGCTGGCCAGCATGGGTAACTCTGCATTTCCTGCCTTGGTATGTGGTACGAATTTGGGAGACAAGTTTCTTGGGTACTCCATATTGCCTCAGTATCTTACAGAGAGTCTCTTTGTCCACACTGTCGAACGCTTTCTCATAATCAATGAAGTTGATATAAAGTGGGAACTTCCACTCCAGTGATTGTTCAATTATGATAAGAAGGCTAGCTATCTGGTCAGCACACGATCTGTTGCTTCTGAATCCAGCCTGCTGGTTTTGGGTCGACTGCCTTGCTCATTCTCTCCAGAAGTATCCTGTTGCAATTAAAGACCTTGCCTGGCACTGACAAGAGCATAATTTCCCAGTAGTTACTGCACTCCCTTAGGTCTCCTTTCTTTGTCAGTTTGATAATTATGCCTTCTTTCCATTCCTTCGGAATACGCTCTTCCTCCGAGATCTTCTTGAAGAGGCTATATACAGGATGTTAACAGATGTTTCAGTATCAGCTTTGATGGCTTCTGCTGGAATCTCATCAGGCCCTGCCGCTTTCCGTTCTTGAGCATGTTGATTGTCCTCCTGACACTGTTCTTGTTGGAATGAATTCACAGTTGATCGGAAGATCAGTGTCGGCTGGCTGTATGTTCGTAGGTCTTTCAGGTGCTGATCTATTTAAAAGCTCCTCAAAGATTTCTACCCATTTCTTCAGTTGTTCATCAGTTGTCGCGagaggatttttatttttgtcctTTACTGGTTTGTTTGTCTGTTGAAACTTGTTGGAGAGCTTCTTGGTGACCTATCTAGTTACCTCAAGTTTCCCTGTCCTGCTGCCTCTTTGGCTTGTTTGGCTAGATTGTCAATTATGATCACGTTTATCTTTCCTAATGCTTTTTTTTACTTCCTTGTATGTAGGTGTGTATTTTCCTGAGCTTTTGCTGCCCTTGTCTGGCTGTTGTTCAGGGCCGCTTTCTTTTCCTTCCTCACATCTAACTTGTTCAATGTGTCTGCGGATATCCACTCTTTGTGCTGAGTCTTTCTTCTTCCAAGGACTTCTTCACATGTGCCACGCCACATCTCGCTGATATGCTCCCATGTTGGTATCAGTGCTTTCTAACTGATCTTGTATTGGTTGGAATCTGTTAGACAAGCTGAGGTGGAATGCTGTCCTCACTTTCTTGGTTTTGAGGAGACTGACATTGTACTTTTTCATAGGGTTTGTTGTGTTACTGAACTTCTTGAGGCGGAGTCTAACTGCTGTCATTAGTAGATGGTGGTCTAATGGAATATCTGCTGTTCTCATCACTCTGACATCATTCCATGCTCTACCGGATTTCTTGTTTATGCGGATGTGGTCGATCTGATTCTCTGTGACGTGGTCTGGTGATATCCATGTGGCCTTGTGAATCCGTTTGTGAGGGAAGATGCTTCCTCATATATTTGCCGTTATGGGGTCTTTTTTATTTAACGTAGAATCATAAAAAGCTAAGATAAGAATTCATCTCGATGTGTAATTGCATGATGACAAATGCGTTATTCAATCTATTTAATTATGCGTATgacagatttattttatttaatactgTAATGCTGTTTAACTCTATCTGATTCAAATGCACcttttctaaaaacaaaactttaacatttaCTTGTAGGttgtatttttgaaaacaattttcttcttgGGAAGCCGGAAATGTatgcatggtttttttttctttcaggaaaaaaaaagataacacttCACTTGGGtccattttttcatttattttaacttgTAACCAAGCTAATCAAAAAGGCTTTAAATGCGTTCAAAATACTCAATGACGaaagataaattcattaattgTGCCTTATATTCATTAAGTATACAATGTGAGCTAGCAGTTTTAAACACGCACTAATTAAACATTCCAGCAAAAATTCGATAATCTTTGACATGAcggtatatatacatacatgtacgtacatgGCGCCGTGTGCGatatataaaattgtttgaacATATCAgtgatgatttatttatttggtTAGTGTCTCTACGATTGTGCTCTCCTATCTGATAAAATATGTGGCCCTGGATTTTGTTCAGTACCTGAAATACACATTTAAACAAGGTCAAACGGGTGCACACAATCATGCCAATAGTAATTTAATCTGTCCTCAAATGGTGTCATTAAATCTCCACGAATGTACTTAGTCCTTAAACTGTTTTGAAGACTTGTTTTCAATGCATAAGTCCCCTGGACATTCCTTTAATAAtctcttaatttttcataacacatacatgtacaccgcccttctctctctctctctctctctctctctctctctctttttctctctctctctctctaataagaaaaatacagttaatggcataaatcatttaataacaAGATATAAACAGAACAGTTGATTTGTCATGACTTAATgtccaacaaaaaaaatatccattagATTGGATTTACTTAGGACAATGGATAGATTTCTATGCATTTCATTAAAAGCATTTCATCTCTaactaagttttttttaaaatacaaaaacaattatttctgACAATGATTGTGTAAATTTAAACCCCATCACTAAAAGGACCTTATAAGTActgtaatattttgaatatgacatagtatttttagtacatgtagtgttccatataaaattatacttaagCATTATCAATGAtcttacacatatatatataattggcAACAacaaaagtatataaaattttatgtcttgttttattttccaattCAAGAACTTGCTCTTATTTCCCAGCATTTGGCAATAATTaacataaagttaatacattgaACTCTGTCCAATCTTTTCCAAAATGCATTAGTAATTACGATCCTGCAAGGCTTTCAATGAGGGGATATGCATTGTGCAATATATAGGTTCTTTTCCCCTTTGCCAATTATAAAAAGTTGTAGCCACCTTaatgaattcaaatttttatccatggcaaagtacatgtaatccaaaggaattttttttagactGTCTTCAAATGTGTTACATGCATCATCTCTTTCACAAATAATACTGAAAGCCCTGCtcattaaaattatgttaaaaaatcaacaaaaataaaatgcaattgaacaaataaaattgttaGTAATTATTACATTGATTAATAAtacttaaagaaaaacaaaacaataatacTGTGAATGCAACAGATTCAATcaagtaaatgaaaacatgagATATGACCCCCTCCCCTTTAAAACTTCCGATATCCACCTCATCTCTGATTAGTATCAAGCATAAATTTCGAATATGGCTTTTACTcaaaaggggggaggggggagggacAGAATGCAATACATGGGGAGGGTCCCTTCAATATTCCACAAAGCACCGAGACATATCATGCatagcaataaaaaataaaacaatgaagcaattaaacatgttaaaaccAGAGAGTTTGCATTGTACATTGTTGTATATGTGTAATCactaataaaatcaaaattacatgAATCACAGTCTTCAAGCTTTGTGAATAAACAaacgtaaacaataaaatcaatcaataattcaatatcactgcatatatcatattacatgtacaatattcataaatgtatatgatGAAATAATAACTGTATTAGTATTAAACAAATCAAGTTAATCAGAGAATAAATACGGTATACACAAAAATACACGCCCTCGTTTTGTTTGCGCCCCTTTTGCCAACGTTGTCATTGGGCaaaaattccaatgtctcaaatcaTCTCTCCTTAAACATAAAAGTGTGTCTGCGCAACTTCAAGATTGGCCAAACTGTTTGCATGTGAATggcaaaaattacattacatagGGTGAAAATAACCCATTATACAGCAATACATCCATATTTTGATTTCCATCTATTAATTCTCACAAAATGGTTTTTGAACCAGatcaatattaacaaaaaatattatttaagagCAATTcaagaagttgcgattgcaGATTTTCACTGACATACAGAAAAACTCATTTTGAGTGAAGATTTGAATTTGTTTAGTACTTTATGTAAATTTCAATGTTTGAAAAACTTTCAATGTGTGAAAATCACGAGAAAGCAAAAATCATTTCTGATCATATCATTTTCAGCAAATAAAATTCATGTAAAGTTATAAAGTCTTCCTATCTTTTctgtaattatatataaagtGAATTAAAGCAAGCATTGTTCAAATGGATGTCAAGTTAATGTGTTTACCACAGCCGTTCAAAAGGCAAACAGTTCTTTACTGGATTCCAACGAAATGAGTAATGGGTGGTGCATTCACCATCAACTCTCTATATTTCACGGTGAAGTGCCACATTCTGCTCAGGTAATTATCCTCATTGTATGGCAGGTCGTTTTTCCGCAGAAATTGGGAAACAATGGGTTTGATCATTAGACACATGTTGTCGGACATGTGCGGAAACAGATGATGCTCCACGTGAGCGCTGATTATGGCGTGTCCAAAGGTATAGTCCAAAAACGGATTGCGGGGCAGATTTAGGACTCCCGTTGACATTTGATAGATTTTCTTTGGTCTGTGGTCCCGTGAGTACATTGGAAGCCCAATGTGTTGAAATATATTGACATGGATGTACGGTATAGATAAGAGGGCACGAGACACGTGAATGCAAAAGCAGGCTCCGATGAAAGAAAATCCTGAAATTTTCATCAACAGGATCAAGTTGATGGCTATTCCAATCATCATTAGGGTGCAATATCTGGCCATTTTCATCCACTGTCCCCAGAGCTCTTTGATGGAGACAGGTACTGACATCAGAGGAAGGAGAAGAGGGGCGCAATACATGTAGAAGAGAGCTGGGAGGAAAGACACCTTCCAACTGCTGGAGTCACCCAGGCCAATTATGTTGGTGTGCGGATGGTGTATGCGGATGTGGATATCATATCCGACGTCGGATGAAAACGAACCACATAGGTCTCCAAAGAAATAGCCCCAAATGCGATTTAATGTGCGGGACTCGCACAAAGCGTTGTGCACACTGGAATGTGCACAGCGCACAGAGAACATTTGGAAACAGTATCCATATATAAACACGCCTAAACAAAATGTCAGGGGGTTGGATGACTGCATGCAGACCAGCGCTACATACACCATGACAAAGCCAAGGGAAGTTATGCACCAGTCTACCCCATATTTATCCATCCAAGTGCATTTATCCACAAAGGCCATCACTTCTTGGTTTAAATCGGAGAATTTCGGAATATCAGCCAGTTTCACCTTGTCGTATACAATCTCCGTGCCATTTTCTTCGTTGGGATCTTTCTTTGAACTGGCGAAAGACATGGTTCCTGTAAGGAATACCAAGGTTTTCAGCTACTGACAGTGACCGCTACACAGTCGAGCCGGATCAAATCATGTGTTGCCCTTTGAACCCTAGGGAGTAGTTATTAAACTCTAATAATGAAACacacaaataaatcaattaagtgcacaaaatttggggctaaaatcaaatatttcataaacatgatatttaaatataaattgaaaatcGCGATTTTAACATTTATGCGAAATAGGCCTAATGTATTTTCCCCTCCTAGAAAACACCGCATACCCCTAATTTGCAGAAGGTGAAGGACGAAAAACAAAGATGGAGTCGTGTAATGCAGTTGAGAGAGAAGTTGATCGTGTATTGTCAAAGTTTGGTGGTCTTAGGGACcattcaaagaaaaatttagAGGAACTGATATCATCTATTCAGAGTATTCAAAGAGAATTGAATGATGGtaatcatttttattgtttagatttgtttgtttacaaaagaaaagtaaatgcctttgttcaaaactCTAAATATGTCACAATTAATTTGCACATCACATAGTAGATAAATTACAtcggaaataaataattttactctagaacaaaattttaaatgttattttgaaaaacacatTGCATTAAACAGTTCAATACGTATGACGTAACCAGAATTGCCTCGAATTTTAGCTCCAGAAGAACATGAAATCACACCCACCCAGTCTCTCATCTTGATGCAGACGATTCGTAAAATAAAAGAAGCCATATCGAGAATGGGACAAGAACACAAGGACTTGCATAGCACAGTGTCTAAAGTTGGGAAGTCTGTTGACAGAGTaagatcaaagtactgaagtactgtcgggagttgatttttttttattattatcaattttaaaatcaacgatatgttattttgcctggcaagtagtttctaatctgtattcgAATTATGTGCATATTTataaccccatatgaatcatgttgtgtaatatttaaagatagaattaattccatcaaactgtaTATCAGTAATATACACatctggatccaagcaatattgaaccaGACGCTCGATTAAtatgtctccgttaatatccgactaccaagagagactcttTGATTCtcggagatttacggatacagccgagcgtctggttgaacgagactatattgaactctggcgtaggaatacatacaactacaaaaaaaaacaacaacaattaaattgttcatattatataaaatctgactattttcaaggtatttataaatactttttttgaaaaacaatggtacagcatacagTACACCGAATGTATCTatcattttgaagatttaagtcttgtcagcagtgatgatttgtgcttaggtccaaacactgtttcactttcggtttgccagagtaactgcgtAGGAGTGTTAATTGATtcaaatcaactcccaaaaaagcAACCAcataattaagattttgtaGTGTTCAGTGGAGAATTTCCATGCTAGGGCTGTCAACAGCCTGTGACATCACCTGCATTGGATGCTTCTAACTACCTCTGTTAGAACCTCTATCTAGATATCTTTAAAGCAGTTGGATGCTGGGACCCTAATTTAGTGTTTCTGCACTTTATAAATCTGTAGGGAACCCTGACTTGCCATGCAGTGTCTTGAAGGGACTGTATAATAACCTGATATGTATCAGGGTTCGACACTAAGGCACGTCCGACCGACATTGTCTAGTAAATGATAGGTCCGGTCGGGTTAAATGTCTGTG
This is a stretch of genomic DNA from Crassostrea angulata isolate pt1a10 chromosome 4, ASM2561291v2, whole genome shotgun sequence. It encodes these proteins:
- the LOC128180940 gene encoding fatty acid desaturase 6-like: MSFASSKKDPNEENGTEIVYDKVKLADIPKFSDLNQEVMAFVDKCTWMDKYGVDWCITSLGFVMVYVALVCMQSSNPLTFCLGVFIYGYCFQMFSVRCAHSSVHNALCESRTLNRIWGYFFGDLCGSFSSDVGYDIHIRIHHPHTNIIGLGDSSSWKVSFLPALFYMYCAPLLLPLMSVPVSIKELWGQWMKMARYCTLMMIGIAINLILLMKISGFSFIGACFCIHVSRALLSIPYIHVNIFQHIGLPMYSRDHRPKKIYQMSTGVLNLPRNPFLDYTFGHAIISAHVEHHLFPHMSDNMCLMIKPIVSQFLRKNDLPYNEDNYLSRMWHFTVKYRELMVNAPPITHFVGIQ